Proteins co-encoded in one Rhodococcus sp. PAMC28707 genomic window:
- a CDS encoding MCE family protein, with amino-acid sequence MGRRPLVAIVGAAVVVLSASSCSQGVYSIPLPGGADTGGDPMHLTIQFEDVLDLVPQSTVKVDGVQVGRVDSISVADGEWTANVGVVVNNSVDLPANAFAAVDQTSILGEKFIQLTVPKGDADPQKLSDGDTIPLDRTRATTNIEQVFGALSLLLNGGGVGQLAPIVKELNAAFSGREGTTRSLLEQANTLIGGLDEQRNDITRALDGLDVLTTEVSGQTEKIDRVLQDLPIATATLEQQRPQLTQMLSQLDRLGAVGTDVIDQSRDNLIADLRALRPTLQALAGAADDIVTSAPLVPTLPFPDGIEEVTQGNSANLFLSLDLSIGTTLRNLGVGEGDPVYIPPKYGDTLPLVDPTNPYYNGNGPRPGWPTVSLLPLPPITPAPAPAPGVPVAPGTQPVSAVVNGAAKPAPFGPLNDLIEQFGGGQ; translated from the coding sequence ATGGGTAGGCGCCCACTCGTCGCGATCGTCGGAGCTGCGGTGGTCGTATTGTCGGCTAGTTCATGCTCGCAGGGGGTCTATTCGATTCCGCTGCCAGGTGGCGCGGACACCGGCGGCGACCCGATGCACCTGACCATCCAATTCGAGGACGTCCTCGATCTGGTTCCGCAGTCGACGGTCAAGGTCGACGGCGTCCAGGTCGGTCGCGTCGACTCGATCTCAGTCGCGGACGGGGAATGGACAGCCAACGTAGGCGTAGTCGTCAACAACTCGGTAGATCTGCCTGCCAATGCTTTTGCCGCCGTGGATCAGACCTCGATCCTCGGTGAGAAGTTCATTCAGCTGACGGTGCCCAAGGGCGACGCGGATCCGCAGAAGCTCTCCGACGGTGACACGATTCCGCTGGATCGGACTCGTGCCACTACCAATATCGAGCAGGTGTTCGGCGCATTGTCGTTGCTGCTCAACGGCGGTGGTGTCGGTCAGCTAGCCCCGATCGTCAAGGAGCTCAACGCGGCCTTTTCCGGTCGAGAAGGGACGACCCGCAGTTTGCTGGAGCAGGCGAACACGTTGATCGGTGGGTTGGACGAGCAACGCAACGACATCACCAGAGCATTGGACGGACTCGACGTCCTGACGACCGAGGTAAGTGGTCAGACAGAGAAGATCGACAGGGTGCTGCAAGACCTGCCGATCGCTACGGCGACTTTGGAGCAACAGCGTCCGCAGCTCACCCAGATGCTGTCTCAGCTGGATCGTCTCGGCGCCGTCGGTACCGATGTCATCGATCAATCGAGGGACAATCTCATCGCCGATCTACGTGCGCTTCGGCCGACGCTGCAAGCGCTCGCGGGCGCGGCCGACGACATCGTCACCTCGGCGCCTCTGGTCCCGACGCTTCCGTTCCCCGACGGGATCGAAGAGGTGACTCAGGGGAACTCTGCCAATCTGTTCCTCTCTCTCGATCTGTCGATCGGGACCACTCTGCGTAACCTCGGTGTCGGGGAGGGCGATCCGGTCTACATCCCGCCGAAGTACGGTGACACCCTGCCTCTGGTCGACCCGACGAACCCGTACTACAACGGTAATGGGCCACGTCCAGGCTGGCCCACAGTCTCGTTGCTGCCGTTGCCGCCGATCACCCCTGCCCCTGCACCTGCTCCCGGTGTGCCGGTGGCACCAGGAACGCAGCCGGTTTCGGCGGTTGTGAACGGTGCGGCGAAGCCGGCCCCGTTCGGCCCGCTGAATGATCTGATCGAGCAATTCGGAGGTGGACAGTGA
- a CDS encoding MlaD family protein, with product MRSRLVKFQLIAFVLVAVLGVLYVGGKYVRIDNLLGFGQYSVNAQFADSGGIFKNAEVTYRGVPVGTVGALSLTSDGINVELLLNDGGPSVPSSAKAVVANRSAIGEQYVDLQPTSDEGPYLEDGSIITEANTATPVPVEKVLASTDRLVSSVPTKNLTTVVKELGAAFNGKGDDLQLLIDSLGTLTETGNEALPQTLALVRDTRTVLDTQSEQSSSIRQFSNDLNNVTAQLRSNDPDIRRLINTGTAASDQVGALIAEAGPALTTDLTNINSVTSLAAPRALALKPLLIFLPALAAGASTITPGDGTVHQGLLLEANNPPPCTIGYEGSQAILDEEKAKNPNFDLTQENYPLNLQANCATPQGSITGVRSSNRIVFADPAIPQPWDLKPKVDPDKLNLNPIATQLAPLVGASPK from the coding sequence GTGAGGTCGAGGCTGGTCAAATTTCAGCTCATCGCGTTCGTCCTCGTCGCCGTGCTCGGTGTTCTCTACGTCGGCGGAAAGTATGTTCGTATCGACAACCTGCTCGGTTTCGGGCAGTACAGCGTCAACGCTCAATTCGCGGACTCCGGGGGAATCTTCAAGAACGCCGAAGTGACCTACCGCGGTGTACCAGTGGGAACTGTCGGCGCTTTGTCGCTGACCTCGGACGGCATCAACGTGGAGTTGCTGTTGAACGATGGCGGACCGAGCGTTCCGTCTTCGGCAAAGGCCGTGGTGGCCAACAGATCCGCTATCGGAGAGCAGTATGTCGATCTGCAGCCGACAAGCGACGAGGGACCGTATCTGGAAGACGGTTCGATCATCACCGAAGCGAACACGGCGACTCCTGTCCCGGTGGAAAAGGTGCTCGCCAGCACTGATCGATTGGTGAGTTCGGTTCCGACAAAAAATCTGACCACCGTAGTGAAGGAACTCGGAGCCGCATTCAATGGCAAGGGCGACGACCTGCAGTTACTGATCGATTCACTTGGAACGCTGACGGAGACCGGAAACGAGGCACTACCCCAGACGCTCGCGCTCGTTCGTGACACCCGAACGGTTCTGGACACGCAATCCGAACAGTCCTCGTCGATTCGGCAATTCAGCAACGATCTGAACAACGTGACAGCCCAGCTCCGAAGCAACGATCCGGACATCAGACGGCTCATCAATACCGGGACAGCGGCAAGCGATCAGGTGGGCGCGTTGATTGCGGAAGCCGGTCCGGCTCTGACGACGGATCTGACGAACATCAATTCGGTGACCTCTCTTGCCGCGCCGCGTGCATTGGCGCTGAAACCGTTGCTGATTTTTCTGCCGGCCTTGGCAGCGGGCGCGAGCACGATCACGCCAGGGGACGGGACCGTTCACCAGGGGTTGTTGCTGGAAGCGAACAATCCACCACCCTGCACAATCGGCTACGAGGGTTCGCAGGCGATCCTGGACGAGGAGAAGGCGAAGAACCCCAACTTCGATCTGACCCAGGAAAACTATCCGCTGAACTTGCAAGCGAATTGTGCAACACCACAGGGCAGTATCACCGGTGTGCGTAGCTCGAACCGCATCGTTTTCGCGGACCCAGCGATCCCCCAACCGTGGGATCTGAAGCCGAAGGTCGATCCGGACAAGCTCAACTTGA